CTATGATGATACTATCTTCTACAGATGAAAATCTATTTCCTTGAGCCATGCCTTGGTATCAAAGCAAGGACACTCCTTCTTGACACCAGGCAAATCGCGGTGGCCCAGGATGGTGGCATCAGGATAATCCTGAGCCAGAGAATACAGCAGCTCCTCCAGCGTAATCTTCTGCGCCTCGGTGCGCGTATCCGCAGGATGACCATTCTTATCCAAGCCACCCTCGTAGCAGATACCTATGCTATGCTGGTTGTAGTGACGGGCATGCGCACCCACCTTGTCCTCATGACGGCCAGGATACAGGGTGCCGTCCTTGGTGATGTAATAGTGGTAACCAATCTCTGCGAAGCCACGAGCCTTGTGGCACGCCTCCAGATCCTCAATGCTGAAGTTCTGGTTCACACGGGTAGCGCTGCAGTGCACTACAATCAAATTGATAGTTCTTTTACATTTCATTTTCTTCTTCTTTTTTTAATGGTTCAACTTAGTGTTCTTTTTCTCTCAAGCCTTTCTTTCAAGGCTATTCTCAAGCCATCTCACCTCATTTACAAGCCCTTGCAACTCTGTACACAGAAGGCGCTGAGGATGGCAGTCAATACCGTGATGGTGAAATTAATCACTTTCTTAATAGTCTCTCTCTTCATTTGTTCTCGCTTTTAATCGTTAGTTATCCCATATTAATTAGTTATCCCATATTAGATTGTTACGTCTGTAGAATCACCGCCAGTGGTGCCTGAATTGCCGCCAGTGGTGCCAGTATTACCCTTGTCAGTGCCTCCTGAAGTGTTGTCACCCGTTGAGGAACCTCCCGATGGATTGCTGCCTCCGCCGTTCGAACCGCCACCAGTAACAGTCACTCCCTTATCCACTCTCTTGATAGTGGCATCGAGGTTCAGACTGGCAGAAATCAAGTTACCCGTGGCGCGGGCTCTCGACTTCACTCCGGCAATGTTCTTGGCTGCCGACCACTCGGCAATGCTCTTGGCACCCATCTTGTTCTTGATGCCCAAGCTGAAGATCGCCAGGTCGTTGATCTTCACCGCAATGCCCTGCAAATTCAACTCTCTGATGCAGTTCACGGCATCGGTAAGCATACCCTTGATGGCACCTTTTGAGAAGGGGGTGTTGTGTGACGACATGTGCTCTGCCAACTTGTCGAGATCATAAGTCTCGTTAACCACTGGATATGCGTAGTACAAACCATACGCATTCGGCATCTTCTTGTTCTTGTTCTGTTTCAATACTACCTGAATCATACTTTTTCCTTTCGCGTTAAAATTGTTAGTTAATTTAGTTTTAGTAACTCAAGTTTCGCAAGTAACCTCCGGTCCCCGAAGGGGGCCAACTTTCAATAACCGCTGGTGGAATGACCAAAGGTCATGGAACCTGCGGACAACCAATAGTAGGGAGAAAGCGTCCCCAAAGGGGGCGAACCACATCCAGCCTTGCTCCTGTTCGCCCCCTTCGGGGACGATAAGAGAGTATCTGTAACTATCCGCAGGTTCCATTCCCTTCGGTCATTCTACCCGCGGTTATTCACATTCGCCCCCTTCGGGGACGGTAGAATGCTACTTGCGAAACTTCAGTTAGTAACTCTCCAGTTGATGCATCTCCTTCTGAATTACGATGCAAAGATACGGCTTTTTTTCGACTCACTCTGAACTTTCGTGAACTTTCGCAAAAAAAAATCTAAAAAAACATGAAAAAAGTTTGGGGAACCCTTACGGATCCCCCAAATATTCAAAAATCAACTCCTTTTGCCTCGGAGTAAACAACTTGTTGCAACTCTTGTAACCTTCTGCCTGAAGCAGTTCCATGAGTCCCTTGCATTGCTTGATCCAAATCATCAAGTGCTTTTCGGCACTCCTTGGTTTGGCATCAGGAAAGTAGAGACGAGCGATGGCTCTCTTGCTATTTTGATTTGGCATACTCTCTAACTTGTTTCTGGTTCAGAAATGACTAAGATAGAAATCTCAGTGACTTAGATAGAATCCCCAGTGACTTAGATAGAATCCCCAGTGACTAAGATAAAAATCCCAGTGACTTAGATAGAATCACGGGTTAGGGTAGTTCGGATTGTAGTTCGAATACTGCGCCACTTCCGCACCGCTCTTTTCCACCACGAGCCAAAAATTTCCCGTACGTCGGTGCTCACTCTTGAAACCAAGCCTCGCCATGATGCTGCCGATGCTCTGGTTCGACATGTTCTGGCGCAAGGCAGGGTTGGTGCAGATCTTTTCCATGATCTCTGCTGTGGTAACCGACTTGATGAACCTGGGCTCTGTTGATTCATCCGGGATACGAAAAAAACGCAAAATCTGCTCCTCTGCAAAGTTGGAAACCATGAAGAGGCGATTGTGCTTACGCATTTTCTCCACATCCTCGAAAGTCTGCCAGTATACCCAGCCATCCTCTCGGGTGCCCTTCGATACACTTTGACCCAGAGCCAAAGCCTGAGAGTAGAGACCCTCGTAGTTGATAGCCTTCTCTCTAGGGCTCACAATCTTGGTAACAATCCATGGCGAGAAACGGCGGTTCTCCACATCGGTGATGATGTGCTGCTGGTTGCTCGTTCCGCAGAGCGAAGCACGGTGCTCCAGCTCAGATCGGTACTTGTCGTAAGGGCGACGGAAGGAGAAAACCTCCTTGGTCATGTTGCTCTTGAAGGCACTCAGGTTTCTGCCGAATATCGCCTCAAACTCATCCAGGTTCACACTAGCCTTGGTAGCCTGAGCCTCCATGGCATCCTTGTCCAGATAGTTGCTGGTACTGTCGTTCAGATAGTAAGTCTTGAGGCATGGAGGGAGCAGGGCACCCAGAATGGTGGTCTTGTAGATGCCGCCCTTGCCCACCAGAATCAGCATCGACTGGTTCACGAAGTGAGGATTCACCCATGCCACCACCATCGACACGAACCACTTTCGGAAATATTCCACAAACTCCTCCTGGGTGTGGCAATACTCGGGGCGGTCTTCCACCGTGATTCGCATGGCAAACTCCCTGATGTAATCCGTCTTGCCATCCCACTTCGGCAGACTGCGCAGATAGTGATCCAGCGGATTGAAAGGCTGGCTGTAGTCGCTGGTCACGATATCCCCCAGTTTCTGCACACTGGTATGGATGCCCTTCAGGTCCATCTCCATCCAGATGGAGTGCAGGATGTCGTCGCTCACATCGGTATACTTCAGGTACTTGGCATCCTTCACCATGCGGCTCACCACCTGATACTTGCCGGTAACCATGTTGTGAACGAACTCGTAGTTCTGGTCGAGCCACTGTCTGATGAGCTTCAGCGTAGCCTGAACCGGATAGTCCTCGCCCTTGGCGTAGAAGTGCCATTTGCCGGCAAGTTCGCCATGGTTCTTGTACACACTTCTCACCACGCTTGCCGTGTCGGCATACTGCTGCGAGAACTCGGAGGTGGCATACTGCAGTGCCTTCTCCTCCTCGATGCCGTATTTCAGGCAGCAGTAGGCAAAGCTGGTAACATACTCGTTGTGCTGATGCTCCTCGAATCTTTTGCCCCAGCTCTCAATCATCACCTTGATGTGGGGAGCTGCCTCCTCGATGGTTGGGGTGTAGCCGCCCTTCTTCTTGCGGGTCTTGCTGCTCTTAGGTCTGCCGCCCTTGTTTTTCTTCTTCTCGTTCTTGATGCGTTCCTGGGTAACTTTCAGCTCGCTGGGGGTGAGCTTCAGGGGGATTGCCTCCCAGTTGAAGTAGGCAGCAGGGTCGTGGGCAAGGCCGCAGAGTCTGCCGATGTCGGTGGCCTGCTGGTCGGCCTCCCAGTTGAGCAGGGTGTTGTAGAAGCTGATGGCCTTCTTGATCATGGCGTTGAAGAGTTCCACGATGGTGAGGTCGCAGTTCTCGGCTCTGTCGTATCCCACGATGATGCGGATACCCTGTCCGCTGATGGTGTGATAGACGGCTAGGGCATAGGCCGACTGGCATGCCGCCTTGAACATGCTCTCAATCTGCTCAGCCGAGGCATCATGGATGTCGTAGTCCAGGGCAATCATTCGGGTCTCAGCCTTCACGTTGTCGAGGCTTCTTCCTCTGCCGTCATACTGCAGTGAGGCAGAGATGGCAGGGCCTAGAGGCTTGAGCTCATCTGCATAGCTCTTGCTGATGGCCATTCTCTTGCGATAGGCCATGGTCAATGAACTTACCAGGGAGTCTTTTGTGATAAGTTGCTCCAAGGCTTCTCTACTGGCGAGAGGCATGCTCTCGGTGCTCTTGAGTGATGCGAATAATGACGGCATCACGGCGTCATTTGTTTTTTTGTTCATTGGTTTGATTTTTTTTGTTTGTCAATTATTTAGTAGTCGGCTGGAGATTTTAGCCTCTTCGGTCGGCCATTTTTTCTGTGAATGCAAGGCTGTGATGTGAAGGCTTGGTCTCAAAAAACTAGTTTTTCGATACTAAAAACCTCTATGTAAAACCCTGATATTCATTTCATTTACCTTTATAACACGCTGTATATACAAAAGTTCTGGACCCTAGGGTTCACATCACACTCTCGAATCAGCGGTCACTCGGGTAGGATTTCGGTTGCAAATGTAGGAAAATCCGGCGGGTTTCACAATAGTTCCATGCTGTCCACTTGACCAAACTGGTCAAAAAAATGCCCTGTTTTAAGAAAAATTAAGTTCTGTTTGTAGTTGTTTGGAAAATAATAGATTTTATAAATGTCCATATTTTGGTAGGGAAAGAGTACCTTTGTACGTAGATAATAAACAGAAGAGCAATGATAAGTACTTCTGCCCTTTCTGGGCGTGTGGAATTTACTTACTAAACTTGAATAAAAAGATTTTTTTATATAAACAAAATTAAATATTTTAAATTATGGCAACAAATCAAAACGAAGGAAATGGACCGATGGTTAAAGTGGGTAATTTTTTCAATGATTTTTTTGATGAGAAAGTGAAAGGTAAAAAGCGTCTCACTGGCGCTACTTTGAAGCGTGACTATGGTATTACAAAATATTGTCTTAGCAACCTTAAGAATGGTCATGAAATGTTGAGCGGTAACATGAATAAGATAGGTCGTGCCTATCTCGAGCAGTTTCCTACGCAAAGAGAGCGATTCCGGCAGGTTATCAAGCTGTTGGATGTACAGCGTGAGCAGGATATTGAGAACTATGGACCGGATGGTTCTCCTTTTACTGCCACCTTCAAGGATATTCTTGATTCATATATTCTTGAAGAGGCAGAGAAACTGGCAGAGGTTTACGATCATGAGGAATTGATGAAGAAACTGCATCAGCAGCTGATTAAAAAAGGTCTGTTGCTGGATTGATATTCTGATTGACTTCTTTGTACAAAAAAATCTGCCCCTCTGCTTCACAGCAGAAGGGCAGAAAAATTGTGTTTACTAGCATCGCGTTTATAAACCTTGCGTTTACAAAAGAAGCAAATTTATTTTCGCTATTTTTTAAACTTTATCTTACTTACTTACTAACTAATCAATATATCATTAACCATCAACGTCCATTATAGATAAACACTGATGAACCTGGCAGATTCAATGTCAGAGGAGTATCAATGTCGATAGGCTTGTTGATTGGCATACCCTGCAATTCAGCCTGGCTGAAGGCATGGGTCAAAGTAATCTTTCCACGAACATAAGAAGGTATCTCCAACGCCTCTCTCAGGGTCGTGGTGAATCTCTGTGCACTGGCAGAAGGATTACGCAAGGTAAGCACACTCTTCTTGCCGTTCCATGCAGCCCAGCCATATACATTTGCCTTCTTGCCATCCCAAGGATTGCCGCCAACCCAGTGGGCATCTGGCAATACGTCGGCCTGCTCCTGCTGCCACTTGATGCACTCTGCCAAGTCTTTCCACAACGCTCCTGCGTTGCCCTGGTTGTCCTTGATTTCGTCCATCAGCTTGTAGTCGTTATACAGCTCAACCATGCCCGAACCACAGGCAAAGGCGCAGCGCATCTCACGAACGATTCCGTCGTAATCCATGTTCTTGGAAACGGCTCCCCAACGGCTCAGGATGAATCCGTGAGTCATCAATGTGTTGATAGGGCATACCGGTGATCTCTGAATGAAGTTCTGATAAACCAAGCGGTCGCGATAGGTAATCCAGCGCTCACGATCGGTGCCCTGGTCACCTGCCTCGCCGTAATCACCCTCCTGGCGCCATACTGCATCTGTGAAGTGGAACCAGAATGGAGAAGCCCAGGTTCCTACAGTGGTGTTGAGGAAGATGTCTGGACGCTTCTGGCGTACGGCACGCTCGATGCTGATGATGGCCTCGGCATTCTCCTCGCCTCTGGTTCCTTCGTCAGGGCCAATGGCAGAAGCCTGTGCACTGATACCATCAAACTTGAAGAAGCGGAAGTCGTAACGGTCAATCATGTTGGTGCAGCAACGGATGAAGAAGTTGTAGTAATCTTCATTGCTCAGCTGCATGCCACCCTTAGAACGCCAGTAAGCACGGCGATATTCGCCAGACTGACCATAGCCGCCCACAGGACCCAGCCAGGCACCGATACCAGTACCCATCTGCTTGGCCTCGTTGGCTGGCTCATCGAATCCGTTAGGGAAGTTAGGATTGAAGGTCCAGGTGCCATACTGGTCCCAACCGTCATCCCATACGAAGGCCTTTGGAGCCATCTGATATTTATCATAGAAATGTGTCTTCCAGTGACTTACCACGTCGGCACATTGTTCTACGGTCATGTTTCCTTTGTAAGAAGGAGCTGGTGCATTGTTGCGGTCGATGTTCAACTCATACCATGAAATATATACAGGGTAAGGTCTCCAAGCCACAGCTCTTTCACGCTCGCTGTAAGCCAGGAAAGAGCGGCGCAACTGGTTAGGCGCAACCAAGCCCACTACGGAACTGATGTTCCAGGTTTTTCCAGCCTTTAAAGTGGTATTTCTTCTCCATAAGCCTTCTATGTGAGTAGCATTGCCTTCGTCCTTGCAGGAATTCAGACCCATTGGAGTTTCCAAACCGGCAAAGATATGATTGCTTGCCAGGATGGCACCACGGGTATTACCCACCACTTCTGGAGCGGTGTAGGCACTGTTCTTGGCTACCAGGTAGTTCATGGCCACGATACCTTTCATAGACAGGTCTCGGGCAGCCTTGATATCCATTTCTGTGCGCAGGTAGTGAGAGCCGTCCCTCAATACGGCACGCCAGGTGATAGAGAGGTCGCCGTAGGTAAAACGGGCTTCTAGAGCCTTGCCTGCATAACGGAGAGAAGCTGTTGCTGCAGATGGATCCTCGCCGAGGGTAACTATCTTTACATCTTCCAGCTTCATCTTAGATGCGGCCACGGTGCTGCCGTCGCCCAATAGAACCTTAAATAATTCTGTGTCAGGCTGCAGTCCCAGTTCAGAACAGCCGTTGAAGTAGAGCTTGCCCCCGGTATTTATGAAAGAGGCTTTCAATACCTTGTTGGCCAGCTGATAGCTGTTTGACTTCTGGGTGATTTTAGCTACACCCGGTTGCTT
The Segatella copri DNA segment above includes these coding regions:
- a CDS encoding N-acetylmuramoyl-L-alanine amidase, translated to MKCKRTINLIVVHCSATRVNQNFSIEDLEACHKARGFAEIGYHYYITKDGTLYPGRHEDKVGAHARHYNQHSIGICYEGGLDKNGHPADTRTEAQKITLEELLYSLAQDYPDATILGHRDLPGVKKECPCFDTKAWLKEIDFHL
- a CDS encoding smalltalk protein gives rise to the protein MKRETIKKVINFTITVLTAILSAFCVQSCKGL
- a CDS encoding DNA-binding protein; protein product: MIQVVLKQNKNKKMPNAYGLYYAYPVVNETYDLDKLAEHMSSHNTPFSKGAIKGMLTDAVNCIRELNLQGIAVKINDLAIFSLGIKNKMGAKSIAEWSAAKNIAGVKSRARATGNLISASLNLDATIKRVDKGVTVTGGGSNGGGSNPSGGSSTGDNTSGGTDKGNTGTTGGNSGTTGGDSTDVTI
- a CDS encoding DUF4248 domain-containing protein; the encoded protein is MPNQNSKRAIARLYFPDAKPRSAEKHLMIWIKQCKGLMELLQAEGYKSCNKLFTPRQKELIFEYLGDP
- a CDS encoding VapE domain-containing protein codes for the protein MNKKTNDAVMPSLFASLKSTESMPLASREALEQLITKDSLVSSLTMAYRKRMAISKSYADELKPLGPAISASLQYDGRGRSLDNVKAETRMIALDYDIHDASAEQIESMFKAACQSAYALAVYHTISGQGIRIIVGYDRAENCDLTIVELFNAMIKKAISFYNTLLNWEADQQATDIGRLCGLAHDPAAYFNWEAIPLKLTPSELKVTQERIKNEKKKNKGGRPKSSKTRKKKGGYTPTIEEAAPHIKVMIESWGKRFEEHQHNEYVTSFAYCCLKYGIEEEKALQYATSEFSQQYADTASVVRSVYKNHGELAGKWHFYAKGEDYPVQATLKLIRQWLDQNYEFVHNMVTGKYQVVSRMVKDAKYLKYTDVSDDILHSIWMEMDLKGIHTSVQKLGDIVTSDYSQPFNPLDHYLRSLPKWDGKTDYIREFAMRITVEDRPEYCHTQEEFVEYFRKWFVSMVVAWVNPHFVNQSMLILVGKGGIYKTTILGALLPPCLKTYYLNDSTSNYLDKDAMEAQATKASVNLDEFEAIFGRNLSAFKSNMTKEVFSFRRPYDKYRSELEHRASLCGTSNQQHIITDVENRRFSPWIVTKIVSPREKAINYEGLYSQALALGQSVSKGTREDGWVYWQTFEDVEKMRKHNRLFMVSNFAEEQILRFFRIPDESTEPRFIKSVTTAEIMEKICTNPALRQNMSNQSIGSIMARLGFKSEHRRTGNFWLVVEKSGAEVAQYSNYNPNYPNP